A single window of Desulfotomaculum sp. DNA harbors:
- a CDS encoding type II toxin-antitoxin system antitoxin, RelB/DinJ family, producing MSETTNLTIRIDKELKEQAEQLFSELGMNMTTAFTVFVRQAVRQRKIPFEISLNIPNTETIAAMEEANRISHDPNAKRYSSFEELVAEVRNEV from the coding sequence ATGTCTGAAACGACAAATTTAACCATTCGCATTGATAAGGAACTCAAGGAGCAGGCAGAACAGCTTTTCTCTGAATTGGGTATGAATATGACGACGGCATTCACCGTCTTCGTCCGACAGGCTGTTCGACAGAGAAAAATACCCTTTGAAATTTCCTTAAATATTCCGAATACTGAAACAATAGCGGCTATGGAGGAAGCCAATAGAATAAGCCATGACCCAAATGCAAAACGCTATTCAAGTTTTGAAGAATTGGTAGCGGAGGTCCGGAATGAAGTATGA